In one window of Bombus fervidus isolate BK054 chromosome 4, iyBomFerv1, whole genome shotgun sequence DNA:
- the Pka-c3 gene encoding protein kinase, cAMP-dependent, catalytic subunit 3 isoform X2 codes for MNGTGTFGRVVLCRHQGTPLALKILSMVDVIRLKQVEHVRNEITVLKEVKHPFIVNMLWSGRDEARVYMLLEFVAGGELFSYLRAAGRFSGPTSCFYAAEIVCALEYLHTKHIVYRDLKPENLLLDSQGHLKITDFGFSKKLTDRTWTLCGTPEYLAPEIIQSKGHNKAVDWWALGVLIYEMLAGFPPFFDDNPFGIYEKILSGRIEWPKHMDPIAKDLIKKLLIADRTKRLGNMRQGADDVKRHRWFKLVEWPLVPQRALTPPIRPRVKAPGDPSCFDDYPETDWRSQPPLPPEQLALFQDF; via the exons ATGAACG GTACAGGCACCTTCGGCAGAGTGGTGCTATGCAGGCACCAAGGAACTCCCTTAGCGTTGAAAATCCTCTCAATGGTAGACGTGATCAGATTGAAACAAGTGGAACACGTGCGAAACGAAATCACCGTATTGAAAGAGGTCAAGCATCCCTTTATCGTGAACAT GCTCTGGAGCGGAAGGGACGAGGCGAGAGTATACATGCTGTTAGAATTCGTAGCCGGTGGCGAGCTTTTCTCTTACTTGAGAGCAGCTGGCCGATTTTCCGGACCCACCAGCTGCTTCTATGCGGCAGAAATCGTCTGTGCTTTAGAATACTTGCACACCAAACACATCGTTTACAGGGACCTAAAGCCTGAGAACCTTCTCTTGGACAGCCAGGGCCACCTGAAAATTACGGACTTCGGTTTCTCCAAGAAACTCACGGATAG GACGTGGACTTTGTGCGGCACTCCTGAGTATTTGGCGCCGGAAATAATTCAAAGCAAAGGACACAATAAAGCTGTAGACTGGTGGGCCCTCGGTGTTCTCATCTACGAAATGTTAGCGGGCTTTCCACCATTTTTCGATGATAATCCCTTTGGCATCTATGAGAAGATATTAAGTGGAAGAATAGAATGGCCAAAACATATGGATCCGATCGCCAAGGATCTGATCAAGAAGCTTCTGATCGCAGATCGAACGAAGAGATTAGGGAACATGAGACAGGGGGCTGATGACGTGAAGAGGCATCGCTGGTTTAAATTAGTCGAATGGCCAttg gTGCCGCAGAGAGCCCTGACCCCACCAATAAGACCACGAGTAAAAGCACCAGGTGACCCAAGCTGTTTCGACGATTATCCTGAAACCGATTGGCGTTCCCAGCCTCCCTTGCCACCGGAACAACTGGCTCTGTTTCAAGATTTCTAA
- the Pka-c3 gene encoding protein kinase, cAMP-dependent, catalytic subunit 3 isoform X3, whose product MVDVIRLKQVEHVRNEITVLKEVKHPFIVNMLWSGRDEARVYMLLEFVAGGELFSYLRAAGRFSGPTSCFYAAEIVCALEYLHTKHIVYRDLKPENLLLDSQGHLKITDFGFSKKLTDRTWTLCGTPEYLAPEIIQSKGHNKAVDWWALGVLIYEMLAGFPPFFDDNPFGIYEKILSGRIEWPKHMDPIAKDLIKKLLIADRTKRLGNMRQGADDVKRHRWFKLVEWPLVPQRALTPPIRPRVKAPGDPSCFDDYPETDWRSQPPLPPEQLALFQDF is encoded by the exons ATGGTAGACGTGATCAGATTGAAACAAGTGGAACACGTGCGAAACGAAATCACCGTATTGAAAGAGGTCAAGCATCCCTTTATCGTGAACAT GCTCTGGAGCGGAAGGGACGAGGCGAGAGTATACATGCTGTTAGAATTCGTAGCCGGTGGCGAGCTTTTCTCTTACTTGAGAGCAGCTGGCCGATTTTCCGGACCCACCAGCTGCTTCTATGCGGCAGAAATCGTCTGTGCTTTAGAATACTTGCACACCAAACACATCGTTTACAGGGACCTAAAGCCTGAGAACCTTCTCTTGGACAGCCAGGGCCACCTGAAAATTACGGACTTCGGTTTCTCCAAGAAACTCACGGATAG GACGTGGACTTTGTGCGGCACTCCTGAGTATTTGGCGCCGGAAATAATTCAAAGCAAAGGACACAATAAAGCTGTAGACTGGTGGGCCCTCGGTGTTCTCATCTACGAAATGTTAGCGGGCTTTCCACCATTTTTCGATGATAATCCCTTTGGCATCTATGAGAAGATATTAAGTGGAAGAATAGAATGGCCAAAACATATGGATCCGATCGCCAAGGATCTGATCAAGAAGCTTCTGATCGCAGATCGAACGAAGAGATTAGGGAACATGAGACAGGGGGCTGATGACGTGAAGAGGCATCGCTGGTTTAAATTAGTCGAATGGCCAttg gTGCCGCAGAGAGCCCTGACCCCACCAATAAGACCACGAGTAAAAGCACCAGGTGACCCAAGCTGTTTCGACGATTATCCTGAAACCGATTGGCGTTCCCAGCCTCCCTTGCCACCGGAACAACTGGCTCTGTTTCAAGATTTCTAA
- the Pka-c3 gene encoding protein kinase, cAMP-dependent, catalytic subunit 3 isoform X1, with product MSGDTTSDEEGSQEDSPRYDIDDLEIIKTIGTGTFGRVVLCRHQGTPLALKILSMVDVIRLKQVEHVRNEITVLKEVKHPFIVNMLWSGRDEARVYMLLEFVAGGELFSYLRAAGRFSGPTSCFYAAEIVCALEYLHTKHIVYRDLKPENLLLDSQGHLKITDFGFSKKLTDRTWTLCGTPEYLAPEIIQSKGHNKAVDWWALGVLIYEMLAGFPPFFDDNPFGIYEKILSGRIEWPKHMDPIAKDLIKKLLIADRTKRLGNMRQGADDVKRHRWFKLVEWPLVPQRALTPPIRPRVKAPGDPSCFDDYPETDWRSQPPLPPEQLALFQDF from the exons ATGTCGGGGGACACGACGTCCGACGAAGAGGGATCGCAGGAGGATTCGCCGCGATACGACATCGACGATCTGGAAATCATCAAAACCATAG GTACAGGCACCTTCGGCAGAGTGGTGCTATGCAGGCACCAAGGAACTCCCTTAGCGTTGAAAATCCTCTCAATGGTAGACGTGATCAGATTGAAACAAGTGGAACACGTGCGAAACGAAATCACCGTATTGAAAGAGGTCAAGCATCCCTTTATCGTGAACAT GCTCTGGAGCGGAAGGGACGAGGCGAGAGTATACATGCTGTTAGAATTCGTAGCCGGTGGCGAGCTTTTCTCTTACTTGAGAGCAGCTGGCCGATTTTCCGGACCCACCAGCTGCTTCTATGCGGCAGAAATCGTCTGTGCTTTAGAATACTTGCACACCAAACACATCGTTTACAGGGACCTAAAGCCTGAGAACCTTCTCTTGGACAGCCAGGGCCACCTGAAAATTACGGACTTCGGTTTCTCCAAGAAACTCACGGATAG GACGTGGACTTTGTGCGGCACTCCTGAGTATTTGGCGCCGGAAATAATTCAAAGCAAAGGACACAATAAAGCTGTAGACTGGTGGGCCCTCGGTGTTCTCATCTACGAAATGTTAGCGGGCTTTCCACCATTTTTCGATGATAATCCCTTTGGCATCTATGAGAAGATATTAAGTGGAAGAATAGAATGGCCAAAACATATGGATCCGATCGCCAAGGATCTGATCAAGAAGCTTCTGATCGCAGATCGAACGAAGAGATTAGGGAACATGAGACAGGGGGCTGATGACGTGAAGAGGCATCGCTGGTTTAAATTAGTCGAATGGCCAttg gTGCCGCAGAGAGCCCTGACCCCACCAATAAGACCACGAGTAAAAGCACCAGGTGACCCAAGCTGTTTCGACGATTATCCTGAAACCGATTGGCGTTCCCAGCCTCCCTTGCCACCGGAACAACTGGCTCTGTTTCAAGATTTCTAA